One Ostrea edulis chromosome 6, xbOstEdul1.1, whole genome shotgun sequence genomic window, tcgaggcctctgctggtggactgttagtccccgagggtctctacagcccagtagctaagtacttcgttactagcttgaaaatacggatgtatatttaattgctgttataaaatttagaaattaattttcaaaattaaggattatctccctcatgcatagctcttatccttggacgaatttggctccactttttggcacgttGTTTTTGGCTAtgtttagctctaaaacttcatagttatttcgcatttcaaacatttcggttgagcatcactgaagagacattatttgtcgaaatgcgtatctggtgcatcaaaattggtatcgtataagtttcacattatgaccccttggtcgaggcctctgctggtggactgttagtccccgagggtctctacaacccagtagctaagtacttcattactagcttgaaaatacggatgtatatttaattgctcttataaaatttagaaattcatttccaaaattaaggattatctccctcatgcacagctcttatccttggacgaatttggctccactttttggcacgctgtttttggctatgtttagctctaaaacttcatagttatttctgatttcaaacatttcggttgagcatcactgaagagacattatttgtcgaaatgcgcatctggtgcatcaaaattggtatcgtatacgtttcacattatgaccccttggtcgaggcctctgctggtggactgttagtccccgagggtctctacagcccagtagctaagtacttcgtactagcttgaaaatacggatatatatttaattgctgttataaaatttagaaattcattttcaaaattaaagattatctccctcatgcatagctcttattcttggacgaatttggctccactttttggcacgctgtttttggctatgtttagctctaaaacttcatagttatttctgatttcaaacatttcggttgagcaccactgaggagacattatttgtcgaaatgtgcatctggtgcatcaaaattggtaccgtataagtttcacatactgctatgtatacatttttgtaaagcttctgaagatctaatgaaagcgctaaaagctttacggaggatttctgtgttttcttttaatattatatatatatatatgttttggatcagctctttggacgaataaggcatgtcctaattcgctccacttttaacattgattggcaagcctaaagaccaaaaaacatgtagtctgcgttgtaattacgtttgtagattagtgtagttgtagtgctagatgtatttatatgtagtttttattATATgttctgttgatattggccacattatgtaattcttttctttgtcctgaagaagggacgggttgtcccgaaaatttgacaatctgcttgttcgtgtcgttggtcaatttagtgctttgtatatatatatatatatgtgtgtgtgtgtgtgtgtgtgtgtgtgtgtgtgtgtgtgtgtgtgtgtgtgtgtgtgtgtgtgtgatatatttccaaattttcaacttcattaACATGTACGAGGTGGGCGCTTGGTAGTTCTGTGGCCTATTTTGCAGGGTATTAGTGATCTTAGTGAACAAATTACAATGGCCACGTATACACTAACTGTGCTATTGAAGTTTTGTCACAGCAGAAGATGAATAAATCATCCTCtatatttacaggtacacactGGGTTTGGGAAATCGTCTGCATGCTACTGAAAAGCAAAGCCGAATATTCGAAGGAAACCAAAGAGTTTTTGTTTTTGGAAGCCATACCAGATATAAGCCTCGTGGACAACATTCCCTCTCCAAGGCCACTTAATACGCATGTTCCCTACAGATGGCTCCCGAAGCAGCACATAGAAAATGGCGGAAAGATTATCCACGTCCTGAGGAATCCCAAAGATGTTGCTGTGTCTTTGTATCATCATTTAGCCAATGCTAATGAACTTGGGGAAGATCCAGACTTCAAGACATTTTGTGAATATATCATGGATAAGGAATCAGGTAAAATCAAATTGAAGTATTTGTGTGAAAGCTTATGTTGTAGTTCTTCAaatgtctgtttgtctgtctacTTATTTCAGCCTTAAGTTTGGGttcaaaatatattaatatgCATGTCCAAATACCAACTAAAACACCAATAAACTATTCACATGTAGTCTTCACCTGACAAAATTgctgttatttttaaaataaattgtcTCCTCCGCTCGGTTGACCCAATTTCGAAGTTTTGTTCTTTATaaatagctacatgtacatcgttGATATTTCACTAGTtgtcatgtaaatgtagaaTCTTTAAAAgtaattgaaatttcaagatGAATACTCTCGTCTTTGATTGGCTGCTACAATTTACACCTACTGATTAAACACCCTTGATTTCTATCTGAATTAATGTTTGGTTtgaatttttatcaaatatattaaGATGCATAAttacttttcattttatattttccattcaATTCCAGAAGGTTctgatatatgtataatatagcaaaacatttaattttaaagACAAAACATAATTCTTTTGTTTGATTAGGTAAAGTTATGGGCGGCTGGTTTGCGTATGAAAAGGAATTCAAACAAGCAGAGGCAAACGATACCTGTAGTGCTATTTTCACAGTACAGTATGAGAGTTTGAAAAAGGTATTCAATTCCGAATCTCGACTATCcatatcaattatttacattatcttcaatcaaaacattttcttttcttaaattgtAGAAATTTTGCAATGGTGTTTTAATCCTTAAAACCAGAAGGTTACATATTTGGTAGTAGCAGTCATGTTCTcgaattttgttttttttttttaaaaaatagaatcCAATACAAGAGATCAAGCGACTAGCCAAATATTTGGACGTTGATGTAAAGGACGAAGTTGTAGCAGTAATAGCTGATAAATGTAGCTTTAAGAAACTAAAAGAAGCCAATGCAACATTGAAAGATCATTCAAATGTCTCAAAATTGCACCCCAAAGTTGAAGCTGAACAAATCGCTCTCAAACTATATAGAAAAGGTAAGAGATAACAAGATGTTACATATACATTCAATTAATTCTTATTTCTTGTTATCGGAgaagaataaagtcaaaaaataaaattccatacaatactcaaacttttatctatagcgctttcgccctgtgGGCTcttcagtagatttttaaaaatctactgacgagcccgcagggcgaaagcgctatagataaaagtttgaataTTGGattttatgttatatatatatatgtttatgtatatgcAAGAATTTACTTTACACCAATTAGAGTCCACTTACATGTAAGATTTAAATATGCTATTACAATAGCTCTCGCAATTTTTCAGATGTTATTGGCGCAATTTTGATACATGACGTTGCCTTTCAGGTTGCTATGCATAAACACGACTAATGAAGGCTGGTAAAACGactgaaatatttcgaaaagtgttttaatgtttatatatatatatatatatatagtctcttttttggaagtaacatacagaaaaaactctaaacattacaaagtgtttagagttttatatatatatatatatatatatatatatatatatatatagtaaaattgcacaaaatgtccatggtataggtaataagtagacaaaatatatccaacgatgactaagtacacatggtccacatttaattaattacacttagCGCTTTCGCCGTTTAGTTCGGCTCTTCAGAGTATAACAAGTTTTACAAAAAGAGTACAATGTACTTGTTATGACATTGTAGTTAAGACGTcattattgtgacgtcacaaagacAGCATACTAAATTGGCGCAAGTTAAAGCCAATAAGGCGCCAAAACTAAAGCAATGACTTGAAATGTAACATCCAAgttataataattaatttaattcaatttagGTTTGAATAACTTTACAAAATAGTTCTCTTTTGCTCTCTGTAagtgttcattattttctaaaactttcTAAAACGGAAATATTAAAAGGTTTCCATTGGCACATAAGTCGAAATGTTCACTGCAGGGTGTATTCCTGACGGACGGGTCCCGTATTTGTTGTTTGTGGACTCTCACACGGTCGGCTAGTTTGGTTCCGGTCTGTCCTATATAGTTTTCTCCGCAATAAGTACAAATCATgcaatatatcaaatttctgGATTTGCACGACATATTAGTATGTATAGTGAACGTTTTGCcacatttaaaagtaaatgaGTCTCCTGTTTTTAAATAAGGACAGGTGCCACAACGGGGATCCATACATTTGGAAACTGTAGGTTTTTCTTCATCAGATGAAAATCTGGCTTTCGTTAGTTATTTTTTAAGGTTTGGAGGTTGACGTCGGCTGTAGACaatgttctttatttcaaaaagGTCCTTTAGATTTTCGGATTGTTGTAAAATTGGGAAGCAATGTTTCACAGAAGAGTACATATTTATATTACGGGGATTGTGAGTTACGACAAGGGggatttgttttttttatttcatcctGGGTTCCTGATCTTCTAGAATTTCGGAGTTCTGCGATAGGTATGGATTTGGCTTTTTCAACAGCGGCATCTATTAAATTTATTGGATATTTCTgtcttaataaaaatgttttttattcCTGTAGACGATTATTCTTTCTGGTTTCATCAATGACAATTGTACAAACACGTCCCGCCATGTTAAAAGGTATATTGCGTTTTACATGTGAGGGATGGCAAGAATTGAATAGAAGGTACTGGTGGGAatccgggtttttttttgttgttgtacaAGTCTGTTATAATTTTCCGATCTTCTTTTATCATAA contains:
- the LOC130046478 gene encoding sulfotransferase 1E1-like, with product MENKGDGDFKPPAITEFDGMVLPPFPPLLEDAKKRFEEMRNLECRKDDVILATYPKSGTHWVWEIVCMLLKSKAEYSKETKEFLFLEAIPDISLVDNIPSPRPLNTHVPYRWLPKQHIENGGKIIHVLRNPKDVAVSLYHHLANANELGEDPDFKTFCEYIMDKESGKVMGGWFAYEKEFKQAEANDTCSAIFTVQYESLKKNPIQEIKRLAKYLDVDVKDEVVAVIADKCSFKKLKEANATLKDHSNVSKLHPKVEAEQIALKLYRKGEIGDWKNHFTVAMNEQFDAMFNEEMKDSKIQVLYE